From Streptomyces sp. NBC_01754, a single genomic window includes:
- a CDS encoding nucleotide pyrophosphatase/phosphodiesterase family protein: MTTPTTGPRPTPLLVLDVVGLTPQLLAHMPNLRAMAGAGSQAPLSTVLPAVTCAAQSTFLTGTTPAEHGIVANGWYFRELGDVLLWRQHSGLVQGDRLWDAARRARPGYTVANICWWYAMGADTDWTVTPRPVYYADGRKEPDCYTRPPDLHDELTEKLGTFPLFHFWGPGADLVSSQWIIDATRHLLATRTPDLALCYLPHLDYDLQRYGPDDPRSHRAAADLDRATAPLIADARAEGRTVVALSEYGITRVDRPVDINRVLRRAGLLEVHTQDGMEYLDPMASRAFAVADHQIAHVYVRRPEDLDATRDALADLPGIGRLLDDEGKKAHHLDHPRSGELVALAEKDAWFTYYYWLDDDRAPDFAQLVEIHRKPGYDPVELFMDPQDPYVRVRAATAVARKKLGMRYRMAVVPLDPSPVRGSHGRLPASDDEGPLILCSTPEVFDAYDGRVQATEVKSLLLQLAGLH, encoded by the coding sequence ATGACCACCCCCACGACCGGACCACGGCCCACCCCCCTCCTCGTCCTGGACGTGGTCGGCCTCACCCCCCAGCTCCTGGCCCACATGCCGAACCTGCGGGCTATGGCCGGAGCCGGATCCCAGGCCCCGCTCTCCACCGTGCTGCCCGCCGTCACCTGCGCCGCCCAGTCCACCTTCCTCACCGGCACCACCCCCGCCGAACACGGCATCGTCGCCAACGGCTGGTACTTCCGCGAGCTCGGCGACGTCCTCCTGTGGCGCCAGCACAGCGGGCTCGTCCAGGGGGACCGGCTCTGGGACGCCGCCCGCCGCGCCCGTCCCGGCTACACCGTCGCCAACATCTGCTGGTGGTACGCGATGGGCGCCGACACCGACTGGACCGTGACCCCCCGACCCGTCTACTACGCCGACGGCCGCAAGGAACCCGACTGCTACACCCGGCCCCCCGACCTGCACGACGAACTCACCGAAAAGCTCGGCACCTTCCCTCTCTTCCACTTCTGGGGCCCCGGCGCCGACCTCGTCTCCTCGCAGTGGATCATCGACGCGACCCGGCACCTCCTCGCCACCCGCACCCCCGACCTCGCCCTGTGCTACCTCCCGCACCTCGACTACGACCTCCAGCGCTACGGCCCGGACGATCCCCGCTCCCACCGCGCGGCCGCCGACCTGGACCGCGCGACGGCCCCCCTGATCGCCGACGCGCGCGCCGAGGGCCGCACCGTCGTGGCCCTCTCCGAATACGGGATCACCCGAGTGGACCGGCCCGTCGACATCAACCGTGTCCTGCGCCGCGCGGGCCTGCTGGAGGTCCACACCCAGGACGGCATGGAGTACCTGGACCCGATGGCCTCCCGGGCCTTCGCCGTCGCCGACCACCAGATCGCCCATGTCTACGTACGCCGCCCCGAGGACCTCGACGCGACCAGGGACGCCCTCGCGGATCTGCCCGGCATCGGCCGGCTCCTGGACGACGAGGGCAAGAAGGCCCACCACCTGGACCATCCCCGCTCCGGCGAACTGGTCGCCCTCGCCGAGAAGGACGCCTGGTTCACGTACTACTACTGGCTCGACGACGACCGCGCCCCCGACTTCGCGCAGCTCGTCGAGATCCACCGCAAACCCGGCTACGACCCCGTCGAGCTCTTCATGGACCCTCAGGACCCCTACGTCCGGGTCAGGGCCGCCACCGCCGTAGCCCGCAAGAAGCTCGGCATGCGCTACCGGATGGCGGTCGTCCCGCTGGACCCCTCACCTGTTCGCGGCAGCCACGGCCGCCTCCCCGCGAGCGACGACGAAGGTCCGCTCATCCTCTGCTCCACCCCCGAAGTGTTCGACGCGTACGACGGCCGAGTCCAGGCCACCGAAGTGAAGTCCCTGCTGCTCCAGCTCGCCGGACTGCACTGA
- a CDS encoding sugar phosphate isomerase/epimerase family protein, with product MSRFPKDAELAHRLSRRTILGVAAGATAAGLLSASSAQATPHGNPQGKGHDHGKGHDHGHGKGRAILPPGRLGIQLYSLRDKVSTLGFAPVFAELEKYGYDEIEFAGYTQGSAGDITLAQLKRLAGNHGLNPIGSHVNYYDDNNPGAYSFAQNLTRVLDDAEALGLKHIGTASGPFRYGSTVDGWKRAAEDFNTYGAAARKRGMKFYQHNHAEEFSFATDDPEVRLYDVLLAETDPDLVYLEMDIYWALAGRFRFGRRADGTPAPFNPIDYVLEQPDRYPLFHVKDGIRDDSATDGYRMSDVGDGDIDYKNFVSRVTARTERGRTYHHWQTEHDNPVDSLAFARKSAAHLHSLRESRCGD from the coding sequence ATGAGCCGCTTCCCGAAGGACGCCGAACTCGCGCACAGGCTGAGCCGCCGCACCATCCTGGGCGTCGCCGCCGGAGCCACCGCCGCCGGCCTCCTCAGCGCCTCGTCCGCCCAGGCCACCCCCCACGGCAACCCGCAGGGCAAGGGCCACGACCACGGCAAGGGCCACGACCACGGGCACGGCAAGGGCCGCGCAATCCTGCCGCCCGGACGCCTCGGCATCCAGCTCTACAGCCTCCGCGACAAGGTCTCCACGCTCGGTTTCGCCCCCGTCTTCGCCGAACTGGAGAAGTACGGCTACGACGAGATCGAGTTCGCCGGCTACACCCAGGGATCGGCCGGGGACATCACCCTCGCCCAGCTCAAGCGGCTGGCCGGGAACCACGGCCTGAACCCCATCGGCAGCCACGTCAACTACTACGACGACAACAACCCCGGCGCCTACTCCTTCGCCCAGAACCTCACCCGGGTCCTGGACGACGCCGAGGCCCTGGGCCTGAAGCACATCGGCACCGCCTCCGGCCCGTTCCGCTACGGCTCCACCGTGGACGGCTGGAAGCGAGCGGCCGAGGACTTCAACACCTACGGCGCCGCCGCCCGCAAGCGCGGTATGAAGTTCTACCAGCACAACCACGCGGAGGAGTTCTCCTTCGCCACCGACGACCCCGAGGTCCGCCTCTACGACGTCCTGCTCGCCGAGACGGACCCCGACCTGGTCTACCTGGAGATGGACATCTACTGGGCCCTGGCCGGCCGGTTCCGCTTCGGCAGGCGGGCCGACGGCACCCCGGCCCCCTTCAACCCGATCGACTACGTACTCGAGCAGCCGGACCGCTACCCGCTCTTCCACGTCAAGGACGGCATTCGAGACGACAGCGCCACCGACGGCTACCGCATGTCGGACGTCGGTGACGGGGACATCGACTACAAGAACTTCGTGAGCCGCGTCACGGCCCGAACGGAGCGGGGCCGCACCTACCACCACTGGCAGACGGAGCACGACAACCCGGTCGACTCCCTCGCCTTCGCCCGCAAGTCCGCCGCGCACCTGCACAGCCTCCGCGAGAGCCGCTGCGGCGACTGA
- a CDS encoding DUF397 domain-containing protein has product MTDLYGLPIEGAEFSKACGGSTHPDGEACVTLAKIGPDARAMGDSKRPDAEPLRFTMAGLDAAGIHPARFALSA; this is encoded by the coding sequence ATGACCGACCTGTACGGGCTCCCCATCGAGGGAGCCGAGTTCTCGAAGGCGTGCGGCGGCAGTACCCACCCGGACGGCGAGGCGTGCGTGACCCTCGCGAAGATCGGGCCGGACGCACGGGCCATGGGCGACAGCAAGCGTCCGGACGCTGAGCCGTTGCGCTTCACCATGGCCGGACTGGACGCGGCGGGCATCCACCCCGCCCGCTTCGCCCTCTCCGCCTGA
- a CDS encoding DUF7848 domain-containing protein — translation MTRSVLRYVRHRITQHPDTEVTFEAECLHCQWQAQPSTDSAAVDVECMRHTGRSNHRGFRRICTSFAMVVRDE, via the coding sequence GTGACCCGATCTGTTCTGCGGTACGTGCGGCATCGGATCACGCAGCACCCGGATACCGAGGTGACGTTCGAGGCGGAGTGCCTTCACTGCCAGTGGCAGGCGCAGCCGTCGACGGACAGTGCGGCCGTCGATGTGGAGTGCATGAGGCATACCGGCCGGAGCAACCATCGTGGGTTTCGGCGCATCTGCACTTCGTTCGCGATGGTGGTCCGGGACGAGTAG
- a CDS encoding helix-turn-helix domain-containing protein produces the protein MTFQPEQLGQSKADLAASLRELRKRVGLSQVRLAQRCNMSQTKLSNIETGRVGPSLVDVELILRVLEASPAEVAEVMSLARLANTEWQGKRASWRRGLEKRQAEPAGLESETTTLRYFLPAMVTGLLATPEYVKASLSGSPGDKTKTVARKLERQAVLYDSTKTFTFLLTEQAVRWPAIHRAAMAVQVDRLVSLSHLPDVRIGVLPIESAMSRGPMNTFTVYDQRLATVETFTGRTVFQDSRDIAEHLRVFEMYERNALFGEAARRALTEWATLFRS, from the coding sequence TTGACGTTTCAACCTGAGCAGCTAGGTCAGTCCAAGGCTGATCTAGCCGCGTCGCTTCGAGAGCTGCGAAAGCGAGTCGGACTTTCCCAAGTTCGGCTCGCTCAGCGCTGCAATATGTCACAGACGAAACTCAGCAACATCGAGACAGGGCGGGTCGGCCCGAGCCTTGTCGATGTGGAGTTGATCCTGAGAGTTCTGGAGGCTTCACCGGCGGAAGTGGCCGAGGTGATGTCGCTTGCGAGGCTCGCCAATACGGAGTGGCAGGGCAAGCGGGCGTCGTGGCGGAGGGGCCTGGAGAAGCGGCAAGCAGAGCCGGCCGGCCTGGAGTCCGAAACCACGACACTCCGCTACTTCCTGCCCGCCATGGTGACCGGACTTCTCGCCACGCCTGAGTACGTAAAAGCCAGCCTCAGTGGATCGCCAGGCGATAAGACAAAGACAGTCGCCAGGAAGTTGGAAAGGCAGGCGGTTCTGTACGACTCCACCAAGACGTTTACTTTCCTGCTGACGGAACAAGCTGTGCGATGGCCCGCGATCCATCGGGCTGCCATGGCCGTGCAGGTCGACCGCCTGGTATCGCTATCCCACCTGCCTGACGTGCGTATCGGCGTACTCCCGATCGAGTCGGCCATGAGCCGTGGGCCTATGAATACGTTCACTGTCTACGATCAGCGCCTCGCTACTGTGGAGACGTTCACAGGGAGAACAGTCTTTCAGGATTCTCGGGACATCGCCGAGCATCTAAGGGTGTTCGAGATGTACGAACGAAACGCTCTCTTCGGCGAAGCTGCGAGGCGTGCACTCACGGAGTGGGCGACTCTCTTCCGTTCATGA
- a CDS encoding DUF6879 family protein — translation MLLDGDAWRDFFDAFKREAWRFEAQPTYTMPKEQENVARYLRGEAKPVGHNSRWHDRVRGYKDSGRSVGRVRVVRQPLTDYQRYQFAWGIPGNIDAGEDIRILDVTHDDYGLPLTGCDWWMFDGRRIAHLNFRPDGTQVNREVYEGDPAPYREWKRIALERAVPCGEYGP, via the coding sequence GTGCTCTTGGATGGTGACGCCTGGCGCGATTTCTTCGACGCCTTCAAGCGAGAGGCGTGGCGATTCGAGGCACAGCCCACGTACACCATGCCCAAGGAGCAGGAGAACGTAGCTCGGTACCTGAGAGGTGAGGCTAAGCCGGTTGGGCACAACTCGCGCTGGCATGATCGGGTACGGGGATACAAGGACTCGGGGCGTAGCGTTGGACGTGTTCGCGTTGTGCGTCAACCTCTCACCGATTACCAGCGCTATCAGTTCGCCTGGGGAATTCCGGGAAACATCGACGCCGGTGAGGATATCCGGATTCTGGACGTGACGCACGACGACTACGGGTTGCCCCTCACTGGCTGCGACTGGTGGATGTTCGATGGAAGGCGTATCGCTCACCTCAACTTCCGCCCAGACGGCACGCAGGTAAACCGTGAGGTGTACGAGGGAGACCCTGCACCCTATCGGGAATGGAAGCGGATCGCCTTGGAGCGTGCCGTTCCTTGCGGGGAGTACGGGCCTTGA
- a CDS encoding GNAT family N-acetyltransferase has protein sequence MDIRVEIIRAASREIVDAFGRLLPQLSSTAKPLDCEALDRMVTCDANTVLVARTPESIVGTLTLVLLPLPSGLRARVEDVVVDSAARGQGVAGLLIQEALRLAREAGARTVDLTSRPDRAAANRLYERLGFQARQSTVYRFAIDA, from the coding sequence ATGGACATCCGTGTAGAGATCATCCGGGCGGCGAGTCGGGAGATCGTCGATGCTTTCGGCAGGTTGCTTCCGCAGTTGTCTTCGACCGCCAAGCCCCTCGACTGCGAAGCGCTCGACCGGATGGTGACGTGTGATGCCAACACGGTGCTCGTTGCCCGCACTCCTGAGTCGATCGTCGGCACCCTGACGCTGGTGCTGTTGCCCTTGCCGTCCGGCTTGCGGGCCCGCGTCGAAGACGTGGTCGTGGACAGCGCGGCTCGTGGCCAGGGGGTCGCGGGCCTTCTCATCCAGGAGGCCCTGCGGCTCGCCCGGGAAGCGGGTGCCCGGACGGTTGATCTCACTTCCCGTCCGGATCGTGCGGCGGCGAACCGGCTGTACGAGCGTCTCGGCTTCCAGGCCAGGCAGTCCACGGTGTACCGCTTCGCGATCGACGCGTAG